Proteins encoded in a region of the Atopobium sp. oral taxon 416 genome:
- the aroA gene encoding 3-phosphoshikimate 1-carboxyvinyltransferase produces the protein MNVTISPHALSGTIPSIASKSVAHRILILAALCPTDAEIACSTTSVDIDATIRCLNALGAAITPTEGGYHVAPIPAVEERTSPRGNIGRTLECEESGSTLRFLLPVVAALGCGAHFTGHGRLAKRPLSPLYELLQQGGCSLSPQGTFPLDLSGKLQSHEFILSGNVSSQFVTGLLMAASVMDGPVKIVVAEPIQSRPYIDITLKAMADFGIKIMSTPVLHGDKACVEYTVTPTHTPLTSPGLLTVEGDWSNAAFWLSAGAIGTDSVCVTNMNLSSVQGDRYCLAALALFGARINRAPGQVSVSHGTLSPVKIDVHDIPDLVPVLAVVAAYAQGETRFTHAERLRLKESDRLESTADLIRAMGGEVATTDSALTIVGHGGLHGGGPVDAANDHRIAMAAAIAATCAEEPTKILGAECVSKSYPSFFEDFQALGGLVKKEV, from the coding sequence CGCCGAGATCGCCTGCTCGACCACCTCGGTCGACATCGACGCCACAATCAGGTGCCTCAACGCGTTGGGGGCAGCGATCACCCCAACTGAAGGCGGCTACCATGTGGCGCCGATTCCGGCAGTTGAAGAGAGAACCTCCCCGCGCGGGAATATCGGCCGAACGCTCGAGTGCGAAGAGTCCGGCTCGACCCTGCGCTTCCTGCTTCCGGTGGTGGCAGCACTCGGCTGCGGAGCCCATTTCACGGGGCACGGCAGACTCGCCAAGCGTCCACTCTCCCCTCTCTATGAACTGCTGCAACAGGGTGGTTGCTCACTTTCTCCCCAAGGCACGTTTCCACTCGACCTATCCGGGAAGCTCCAGTCACACGAGTTCATCCTGTCGGGGAATGTCTCCTCACAGTTCGTCACAGGACTCCTGATGGCAGCGTCTGTAATGGACGGTCCGGTTAAGATTGTGGTCGCGGAGCCCATCCAATCACGCCCCTATATCGATATCACCCTCAAAGCCATGGCCGACTTCGGGATAAAGATCATGAGCACCCCGGTTCTCCACGGTGACAAGGCGTGCGTTGAGTACACCGTCACGCCGACACACACCCCGCTGACCTCCCCTGGCCTGCTCACCGTCGAAGGCGACTGGTCCAATGCCGCCTTCTGGCTCTCCGCCGGCGCAATCGGCACCGACTCGGTCTGTGTCACCAACATGAATCTCTCCTCGGTCCAAGGAGACCGCTACTGTTTGGCCGCGCTTGCACTGTTTGGCGCCCGCATCAACCGGGCACCGGGGCAAGTCAGCGTCTCACACGGCACCTTGAGCCCTGTCAAAATCGATGTCCACGATATCCCCGACCTTGTCCCGGTTCTCGCAGTCGTCGCCGCCTATGCCCAGGGTGAGACCCGCTTCACCCATGCGGAACGCCTGCGGCTGAAAGAATCCGACCGCCTCGAGAGCACCGCAGACCTGATCCGCGCGATGGGCGGCGAGGTCGCCACGACTGACTCCGCACTCACGATTGTAGGACACGGCGGACTTCACGGGGGCGGCCCGGTCGACGCCGCAAACGACCACCGCATCGCGATGGCAGCTGCAATCGCCGCAACCTGTGCTGAGGAGCCCACGAAGATCCTCGGTGCCGAGTGCGTATCAAAGTCGTACCCCAGCTTCTTTGAGGACTTCCAAGCGCTCGGTGGCCTTGTCAAAAAGGAAGTGTGA